The proteins below come from a single Capricornis sumatraensis isolate serow.1 chromosome 14, serow.2, whole genome shotgun sequence genomic window:
- the LOC138090657 gene encoding left-right determination factor 2-like isoform X2 yields MQPLWLCWALWVLPLAGHGAALTEEWILDSLLQQLHLSKVPIVDKATVEGLVIPAHVRTQYVALLQRGHGARSRGKRFSQNFREVVGRFLESEATALRRHERLFPRSDRARVTVQWLHVRDDGSNRTALIDSRLVSIHESGWKALDVTEAVNFWQQLRSPRQPLLLQVLVQREHLGPLASSAHRLVRFAPQGPSSGRQGEPQLELHTLDLRDYGAQGNCDPKAPVTEGTRCCRQEMYIDLRGMRWAENWVLEPPGFLAYECVGTCQQPPESLTFKWPFLGPRQCIASETTSLPMIVSIQEGGRLQPQVVSLPNMRVQTCSCASDGALVPRKLEP; encoded by the exons ATGCAGCCCCTGTGGCTCTGCTGGGCCCTCTGGGTGCTGCCCTTGGCTGGCCACGGGGCGGCCCTGACTGAGGAGTGGATCCTGGACAGCCTGCTGCAGCAGCTGCACCTCAGCAAGGTCCCCATCGTGGACAAGGCCACCGTGGAGGGGCTGGTCATCCCCGCCCACGTGAGGACCCAGTACGTGGCCCTGCTGCAGCGTGGCCATGGGGCGCGCTCCCGGGGGAAGAGGTTCAGCCAGAACTTCCGAG AGGTGGTTGGCAGGTTCCTGGAGTCCGAGGC GACCGCGCTCCGCAGACACGAGCGCCTCTTCCCGCGCAGCGACCGCGCCCGGGTCACCGTCCAGTGGCTGCACGTCCGCGACGACGGCTCCAACCGCACCGCCCTCATCGACTCCAG GCTGGTGTCCATCCACGAGAGCGGCTGGAAGGCCCTGGACGTGACcgaggcggtgaacttctggcaGCAGCTGCGCAGCCCCCGGCAGCCGCTGCTCCTGCAGGTGTTGGTGCAGCGGGAGCACCTGGGCCCGCTGGCCTCCAGCGCCCACAGGCTGGTCCGCTTCGCTCCCCAGGGGCCGTCGAGCGGCCGGCAGGGGGAGCCCCAGCTGGAGCTGCACACCCTGGACCTCAGGGACTACGG AGCTCAAGGAAACTGTGATCCTAAGGCACCGGTGACCGAGGGCACCCGCTGCTGCCGCCAGGAGATGTACATTGACCTGCGGGGGATGAGGTGGGCTGAGAACTGGGTCCTGGAGCCCCCAGGCTTCCTGGCCTATGAGTGTGTGGGCACCTGCCAGCAGCCCCCAGAGTCCCTGACCTTCAAGTGGCCTTTTCTGGGGCCTCGACAGTGCATCGCCTCGGAGACGACCTCGCTGCCCATGATTGTCAGCATCCAGGAGGGAGGCCGACTCCAGCCCCAGGTGGTCAGCCTGCCCAACATGAGGGTGCAGACGTGCAGCTGTGCTTCAGATGGGGCACTTGTGCCAAGGAAGCTGGAGCCGTAG
- the LOC138090657 gene encoding left-right determination factor 2-like isoform X1 has protein sequence MQPLWLCWALWVLPLAGHGAALTEEWILDSLLQQLHLSKVPIVDKATVEGLVIPAHVRTQYVALLQRGHGARSRGKRFSQNFREVVGRFLESEASSYLLVFDMEQRLPPRSELVQAVLRLFQEPVPRTALRRHERLFPRSDRARVTVQWLHVRDDGSNRTALIDSRLVSIHESGWKALDVTEAVNFWQQLRSPRQPLLLQVLVQREHLGPLASSAHRLVRFAPQGPSSGRQGEPQLELHTLDLRDYGAQGNCDPKAPVTEGTRCCRQEMYIDLRGMRWAENWVLEPPGFLAYECVGTCQQPPESLTFKWPFLGPRQCIASETTSLPMIVSIQEGGRLQPQVVSLPNMRVQTCSCASDGALVPRKLEP, from the exons ATGCAGCCCCTGTGGCTCTGCTGGGCCCTCTGGGTGCTGCCCTTGGCTGGCCACGGGGCGGCCCTGACTGAGGAGTGGATCCTGGACAGCCTGCTGCAGCAGCTGCACCTCAGCAAGGTCCCCATCGTGGACAAGGCCACCGTGGAGGGGCTGGTCATCCCCGCCCACGTGAGGACCCAGTACGTGGCCCTGCTGCAGCGTGGCCATGGGGCGCGCTCCCGGGGGAAGAGGTTCAGCCAGAACTTCCGAG AGGTGGTTGGCAGGTTCCTGGAGTCCGAGGCGTCCTCATACTTGCTGGTGTTCGACATGGAGCAGCGGCTGCCGCCCCGCAGCGAGCTGGTGCAGGCCGTGCTGCGCCTCTTCCAGGAGCCGGTCCCCAGGACCGCGCTCCGCAGACACGAGCGCCTCTTCCCGCGCAGCGACCGCGCCCGGGTCACCGTCCAGTGGCTGCACGTCCGCGACGACGGCTCCAACCGCACCGCCCTCATCGACTCCAG GCTGGTGTCCATCCACGAGAGCGGCTGGAAGGCCCTGGACGTGACcgaggcggtgaacttctggcaGCAGCTGCGCAGCCCCCGGCAGCCGCTGCTCCTGCAGGTGTTGGTGCAGCGGGAGCACCTGGGCCCGCTGGCCTCCAGCGCCCACAGGCTGGTCCGCTTCGCTCCCCAGGGGCCGTCGAGCGGCCGGCAGGGGGAGCCCCAGCTGGAGCTGCACACCCTGGACCTCAGGGACTACGG AGCTCAAGGAAACTGTGATCCTAAGGCACCGGTGACCGAGGGCACCCGCTGCTGCCGCCAGGAGATGTACATTGACCTGCGGGGGATGAGGTGGGCTGAGAACTGGGTCCTGGAGCCCCCAGGCTTCCTGGCCTATGAGTGTGTGGGCACCTGCCAGCAGCCCCCAGAGTCCCTGACCTTCAAGTGGCCTTTTCTGGGGCCTCGACAGTGCATCGCCTCGGAGACGACCTCGCTGCCCATGATTGTCAGCATCCAGGAGGGAGGCCGACTCCAGCCCCAGGTGGTCAGCCTGCCCAACATGAGGGTGCAGACGTGCAGCTGTGCTTCAGATGGGGCACTTGTGCCAAGGAAGCTGGAGCCGTAG